The nucleotide window GTGCATCTTGTTCCAATATCTTTTCCACAGCCAGTTTTGAAGCTTTAATAATTGCAGAATCTTCTATCAAACTCAATTTTTTAAAATCCACAATACCACTTTGCTGAGTCCCGAGAATATCACCAGGACCGCGCAATTCCATATCCACTTCCGAGATTTTGAAACCGTCCGTTGTCGCCACCATCGTTTTGATTCTGGTTCGGCTTTCCTTGCTGAGTTTGTCGCCCGTCATCAGGATGCAATAACTTTGTTCTGCGCCTCTACCAACACGTCCTCGCAACTGATGAAGCTGTGACAATCCAAATCTTTCAGAACTTTCTATGACCATCACAGATGCATTCGGAACATTCACACCAACTTCGATTACGGTTGTCGCGACCATAATTTGTGCCTGCCCGGAAGCGAAGTATTGCATATTCGCATCTTTTTCCGCAGGTTTCATTCGGCCGTGAACCATCGTGACATTGTAGCTTTTGAAGAAGTTCATTACGCTTTCCAAACCTTCCATCAGATTTTTATAATCTAACGTTTCCGATTCCTCGATGAGTGGATAAACGAAATAGATTTGTCGGCCTTTTTCAATTTCTTCTCGGCAGAAATTATAAACCGAAAGTCGGTCTTTTTCTCGACGATGAGCTGTGATAATTGGTTTTCTTCCCACTGGCATTTCGTCAATCACAGAAACATCCAAATCGGAATAAAAACTCATCGCCAAAGTCCGTGGAATCGGCGTTGCAGTCATTACCAAAATATGTGGCGGAATATTATTTTTTGCCCAAAGTTTCGCCCGTTGAGCCACTCCAAATCTGTGCTGTTCATCGATAATTGCCAAACCGAGATTCTGGAATTTCACTTTGTCTTCCAAAAGTGCGTGCGTTCCAATCAGGATGGAAAGTTGCCCGTTTTCCAATTCTTCGTGAATGATTTTCCGTTCGGCCGTTTTGGAAGAACCCGTCAAGAGTCGGACGTTGATATTCGTATTTTGAAGTAATTCTTTGATGGAATTAAAATGTTGTTGCGCCAAGATTTCCGTCGGCGCCATCAGACAAGATTGAAAACCGTTGTCCATCGCAATCAGCATTGTTAATAACGCCACCATCGTTTTCCCGGAACCAACGTCGCCTTGAAGCAATCGGTTCATTTGGGTTGACCGTTTCATATCGATTCTGATTTCTTTCAGTACGCGTTTTTGTGCATTCGTGAGTTCAAACGGAAGATTATTTTCATAAAAACTGGTGAAATATTCGCCGACAATTGGAAACGGATTTCCAAAGGATTTTGTTTTTTGATGAAGTTTCTTCAAGCCATAACCAAGCTGGAAAAAGAAAGCTTCCTCGAACTTCAATCGCCTGTTGGCTTCATCAAATTGTTTTAAATCTTTGGGAAAATGAATGAAGTAATATGAGTTCAATCGTCCAATCAGCTTCATCGATTTCATCAAATAATCCGGCAGATTTTCCTGAATCAAATTGGGTAAATCTTTCAGAAGATTGAAAATAACTGTTTGAAATAATTTATTCGTAATGCCTCGTTTAGTCAGTTTTTCACTTCCTGGATAAACCGGGAGAAGTGTTCCTTGCAAAGCTTTTTTCTCATCAATCTCGATTTCCGGATGTGGCATCGAGAAGTTTCCATTAAAGAAATTGACCTTCCCAAAAATGAAAATCTCCTGATTCAATGGAATCGCATCTTTCATCCAATTCGTATATCGGAACCAGACCAAAT belongs to Chryseobacterium sp. KACC 21268 and includes:
- the recG gene encoding ATP-dependent DNA helicase RecG gives rise to the protein MTLETSIEFLKGIGTERAKLIRNVLGISTVEDLLTFYPIRYIDKSKIHKIGNIAKDTEADIQLKGKITDIQEVVYEKGKRLSAKFRDETGTMDLVWFRYTNWMKDAIPLNQEIFIFGKVNFFNGNFSMPHPEIEIDEKKALQGTLLPVYPGSEKLTKRGITNKLFQTVIFNLLKDLPNLIQENLPDYLMKSMKLIGRLNSYYFIHFPKDLKQFDEANRRLKFEEAFFFQLGYGLKKLHQKTKSFGNPFPIVGEYFTSFYENNLPFELTNAQKRVLKEIRIDMKRSTQMNRLLQGDVGSGKTMVALLTMLIAMDNGFQSCLMAPTEILAQQHFNSIKELLQNTNINVRLLTGSSKTAERKIIHEELENGQLSILIGTHALLEDKVKFQNLGLAIIDEQHRFGVAQRAKLWAKNNIPPHILVMTATPIPRTLAMSFYSDLDVSVIDEMPVGRKPIITAHRREKDRLSVYNFCREEIEKGRQIYFVYPLIEESETLDYKNLMEGLESVMNFFKSYNVTMVHGRMKPAEKDANMQYFASGQAQIMVATTVIEVGVNVPNASVMVIESSERFGLSQLHQLRGRVGRGAEQSYCILMTGDKLSKESRTRIKTMVATTDGFKISEVDMELRGPGDILGTQQSGIVDFKKLSLIEDSAIIKASKLAVEKILEQDALLTRPDNQMMKQYYIKQYKGKNKWSQIS